One window of the Mycobacterium xenopi genome contains the following:
- a CDS encoding ArsR/SmtB family transcription factor — translation MSMKSLDAVPPAASPRKDLADAVALFHGLSDRTRLAIVRHLAHGEARVVDLTRMLGLPQSTVSSHLACLRDCGLIVGRPEGRQVFYALAVPELLDLFAAAEAVLAVTGNAVALCPTYGTKANARPDGAGTGVSLDEPIEVGIATPTDDGPVTAGSRA, via the coding sequence ATGTCGATGAAAAGTCTCGATGCTGTCCCGCCCGCCGCGTCACCGCGTAAGGATTTGGCGGACGCGGTCGCGTTGTTTCATGGCCTGTCGGATCGGACCCGGCTAGCGATCGTCCGCCACCTCGCCCATGGGGAAGCGCGGGTGGTCGACCTCACCCGCATGCTGGGGTTGCCGCAATCGACGGTGTCTTCACACCTGGCGTGCCTGCGTGACTGTGGACTTATCGTCGGCCGACCCGAGGGGCGGCAGGTGTTTTACGCGCTGGCCGTGCCCGAACTGCTGGACTTATTCGCCGCCGCGGAAGCCGTCTTGGCGGTGACAGGCAACGCGGTGGCACTGTGCCCCACCTACGGCACCAAGGCCAACGCCCGCCCTGACGGAGCTGGAACGGGGGTCTCGTTGGACGAGCCGATTGAGGTGGGCATCGCCACGCCGACCGATGACGGGCCTGTGACGGCTGGGAGCAGGGCATGA
- a CDS encoding cation diffusion facilitator family transporter: MSADADRKWLATALGLIVAFMGVEVVIGVVANSLALISDAGHMLTDAASIMLALIAIRLADRPARGRYTYGFKRVEILSAQANGITLLLLTAWFLYEGVRRLIAPPEVAGPLVLFTALAGIVVNIGATWSISRANRTSLNVEGAFQHILNDLYAFIGTAVAGLVVWVTGFARADAIAALLVAALMARAGWGLLRESGRIFLEAAPANLDPAEIGARVVAVPQVIEVHDLHVWQITSGQPSLSAHVLVADDADSRMVRSHIETVLHDEFGLEHTTLQVDHTVADGDNGGEHCAGPHGPVHRP; this comes from the coding sequence GTGTCCGCGGACGCGGACCGCAAATGGCTAGCAACCGCGCTCGGTTTGATCGTCGCTTTCATGGGCGTCGAGGTGGTTATCGGCGTTGTAGCGAACTCGCTGGCGTTGATCTCCGACGCCGGCCACATGCTTACCGACGCGGCGTCAATCATGTTGGCGCTGATCGCGATCCGGCTGGCTGACCGTCCGGCGCGGGGCCGCTACACCTACGGTTTCAAGCGGGTGGAGATCCTGTCGGCACAGGCCAACGGGATCACACTGCTGTTGCTGACGGCGTGGTTCCTCTATGAGGGGGTGCGTCGGCTTATCGCCCCGCCAGAAGTTGCGGGCCCGCTGGTGCTGTTCACCGCGCTGGCCGGGATCGTGGTGAACATTGGCGCTACCTGGTCGATCAGCCGCGCGAACCGCACCAGTTTGAACGTAGAAGGCGCTTTTCAGCACATCCTCAACGACCTATACGCGTTCATCGGCACCGCGGTTGCCGGTCTGGTGGTGTGGGTGACTGGCTTTGCCCGCGCCGATGCCATTGCCGCCTTGCTTGTGGCTGCATTGATGGCGCGCGCCGGCTGGGGGCTGCTCCGCGAATCTGGCAGGATCTTTTTAGAGGCCGCCCCAGCGAACCTGGATCCGGCCGAGATCGGCGCCAGGGTCGTCGCAGTACCGCAGGTGATCGAAGTGCACGACCTGCACGTCTGGCAGATCACGTCAGGCCAACCTTCACTCTCAGCGCACGTACTCGTCGCTGACGACGCCGACTCCCGCATGGTTCGCTCCCACATCGAAACGGTGCTGCACGACGAGTTCGGTCTCGAGCACACCACCTTGCAAGTCGACCACACTGTCGCCGATGGCGACAACGGCGGCGAGCACTGCGCCGGACCACACGGGCCAGTGCACCGCCCGTGA
- a CDS encoding DUF732 domain-containing protein → MNPFSAKRSMITAVVLSAAGLLCAPPAWADQTDDAFLATLERHAVVVTDANTSIAMGHAVCAGLDKGQTPIFVDLSLVKDTNLSAHEAGYFIGASVTSYCPQHKSELDGSAF, encoded by the coding sequence ATGAACCCGTTCTCGGCGAAGCGGTCGATGATCACTGCTGTTGTGTTGTCGGCCGCCGGGCTGCTCTGCGCGCCGCCAGCATGGGCGGATCAAACAGATGACGCGTTCCTCGCGACGCTTGAAAGACACGCGGTCGTCGTGACCGACGCCAACACCTCGATCGCAATGGGACACGCCGTGTGCGCGGGACTGGACAAAGGCCAAACGCCTATCTTCGTGGATCTGTCGCTGGTGAAGGACACGAATCTGTCGGCACATGAAGCCGGGTACTTCATCGGCGCCTCGGTAACGTCCTACTGCCCGCAACATAAGAGCGAGCTCGACGGTTCGGCGTTCTAG
- a CDS encoding heavy metal translocating P-type ATPase, with translation MTTDVRPDAGAKLTVVSDAAGRMRVHTSGFRFDAVRAAAIEDTVGKVTGVRAVYAYPRTASVVIWYSPGRCDSAAVLSAIADAQHIPAASVPAYAPHSADIRGVVHSVIDWTARTLSGRPAAVVAGQRPRVVSDACGCDHDDIECEPERLWQVSKLRRAALSGVLLGASVVTAWVTPVGPIALGLKVFALAVGASTFVPSSLRRLTEGRIGVGTLMTIAAAGAVALGQVGEAAMLAFLFSISEGLEEYAVARTRRGLRALLSLVPDQATVLREGIETVVAAADLRVGDQMIVKPGERLATDGIIRAGRTTLDVSAITGESVPVEAGPGDDVFAASINGSGVLQVQVTATAEDNSLARIVHIVEAEQARKGASQRLADRIARPLVPGIMIAGALIAATGIVVGSPLIWVERALVVLVAASPCALAIAVPVSVVAAIGAASKLGVLIKGGAALEALGTIGGIALDKTGTLTANRPAVIDIATTNGATREEVLAVAAALEARSEHPLAAAVLAAAPAPTAAGDVQAVPGAGLTGQLDGHAVRLGRPGWLEPADLADDVARMQQAGATVVLVERDTLLLGAIAVRDELRPEAGEVIAALRAARYEVAMLTGDNHATAAALAAQAGIKHVHAELRPEDKAQQVRQLRARRPIAMVGDGVNDAPALAAADVGIAMGAMGTDVAIETADVALMGQDLRHLPQALQHARRSRRIMRQNVGLSLGIITVLMPLALFGFLGLTAVVLVHELTEVIVVVNGVRAGRTKPLTAQGKTPESITTHGETRIVATGRSARQPT, from the coding sequence CTGACCACTGACGTTCGCCCTGATGCCGGCGCCAAGCTGACCGTCGTATCCGACGCGGCGGGCCGGATGCGGGTGCATACCAGTGGGTTTCGGTTCGACGCAGTGCGGGCCGCCGCGATCGAGGACACGGTCGGCAAGGTGACCGGTGTGCGGGCCGTATATGCCTATCCGCGAACGGCATCGGTGGTGATCTGGTATTCGCCGGGGCGCTGCGACAGTGCTGCCGTGCTGTCGGCGATCGCCGATGCCCAGCACATCCCCGCGGCGTCGGTGCCCGCGTATGCCCCGCACTCGGCTGACATCCGCGGTGTAGTGCACAGCGTCATCGACTGGACCGCGCGAACGCTATCGGGCCGTCCGGCGGCTGTCGTCGCCGGGCAGCGACCGCGGGTGGTGAGCGATGCCTGCGGCTGCGACCACGATGACATTGAGTGCGAGCCGGAACGGCTCTGGCAAGTCTCCAAGTTGCGACGAGCCGCGCTGTCCGGGGTGCTGCTGGGCGCCTCGGTGGTTACCGCATGGGTCACCCCAGTTGGGCCGATCGCGCTGGGACTGAAGGTCTTCGCGTTGGCGGTGGGGGCCTCGACGTTTGTGCCCTCCAGTCTGCGACGACTGACCGAGGGCCGTATAGGCGTGGGCACCTTGATGACCATCGCCGCGGCGGGCGCTGTCGCACTGGGTCAGGTCGGCGAGGCCGCCATGTTGGCGTTTTTGTTCTCGATCAGCGAGGGCTTGGAGGAATACGCGGTGGCGCGCACCCGCCGTGGCCTGCGTGCCCTGCTGTCGCTGGTGCCGGATCAGGCCACCGTATTGCGCGAGGGCATCGAAACCGTGGTCGCCGCCGCCGACCTGCGTGTCGGTGATCAGATGATCGTCAAACCGGGGGAACGCCTGGCTACCGACGGCATCATTCGTGCCGGGCGCACAACCCTGGACGTCTCAGCGATCACTGGCGAATCGGTGCCGGTCGAGGCCGGACCCGGTGACGACGTGTTCGCCGCCTCGATCAACGGCTCGGGAGTGCTGCAGGTGCAGGTCACCGCGACCGCAGAGGACAACTCGCTGGCGCGCATCGTGCACATCGTGGAAGCCGAACAGGCCCGCAAAGGCGCCAGCCAGCGGCTGGCCGATCGCATCGCGCGACCGCTGGTGCCCGGCATCATGATCGCCGGGGCGTTGATCGCCGCGACGGGCATTGTCGTCGGTAGCCCGTTGATCTGGGTCGAACGTGCTCTGGTGGTGTTGGTCGCGGCTTCCCCGTGTGCGCTGGCCATCGCCGTGCCGGTATCTGTGGTGGCCGCCATTGGCGCCGCCTCCAAACTCGGCGTGCTGATCAAGGGCGGCGCCGCGCTGGAAGCGCTGGGCACCATCGGCGGGATCGCCCTGGACAAAACTGGAACGTTGACGGCCAACCGGCCTGCTGTCATCGACATCGCCACCACCAACGGCGCCACTCGCGAGGAGGTGCTGGCGGTGGCCGCCGCGTTGGAGGCCCGCAGTGAGCACCCCCTGGCCGCGGCCGTCCTCGCCGCCGCCCCAGCCCCGACGGCCGCCGGCGACGTGCAAGCCGTCCCGGGGGCCGGGCTGACCGGCCAACTCGACGGGCATGCTGTGCGGCTGGGGCGCCCGGGCTGGCTCGAGCCCGCCGACCTCGCCGATGATGTGGCGCGCATGCAACAAGCCGGGGCCACAGTGGTCCTCGTCGAACGCGACACGCTGCTGCTCGGGGCCATCGCCGTGCGTGACGAACTACGCCCCGAAGCCGGCGAGGTCATCGCCGCCCTACGCGCCGCCCGCTACGAGGTGGCGATGCTCACCGGCGACAACCACGCCACCGCTGCCGCTCTGGCGGCCCAAGCCGGAATCAAACATGTGCATGCCGAACTGCGCCCTGAGGACAAGGCGCAACAGGTCAGACAGCTGCGTGCCCGGCGACCGATCGCGATGGTCGGCGACGGCGTCAACGACGCTCCGGCCCTGGCCGCCGCGGATGTGGGAATTGCGATGGGGGCGATGGGAACCGACGTCGCCATCGAAACCGCCGATGTCGCGTTGATGGGCCAAGACCTGCGCCACCTGCCCCAAGCGCTGCAGCACGCGCGCCGCTCGCGGCGGATCATGCGGCAAAACGTCGGACTGTCGCTGGGAATCATCACCGTGCTGATGCCGCTGGCGTTGTTCGGGTTCCTCGGCCTGACCGCGGTGGTGCTGGTGCACGAGCTCACCGAGGTCATCGTCGTCGTCAACGGTGTGCGCGCCGGACGCACCAAACCACTTACAGCTCAGGGCAAGACACCCGAGAGTATTACGACTCACGGTGAGACGAGGATCGTCGCGACAGGTCGGTCGGCGCGGCAACCGACATAG
- a CDS encoding zf-TFIIB domain-containing protein: MLPVQRFGVTIDQCTGCGGIFLDRGELEQLAEAEAKFYSAQQQPQSPPSPYPPQQQYPAQPVYVEGARPRGFLGGLFGEGYYGGRHGGYRGGHH; this comes from the coding sequence ATGTTGCCGGTGCAGCGGTTCGGGGTGACGATCGATCAATGCACCGGCTGCGGGGGCATATTCCTGGACCGCGGCGAGCTTGAGCAGCTCGCCGAGGCCGAAGCCAAATTCTATTCCGCCCAGCAGCAACCCCAATCCCCTCCGAGCCCCTATCCGCCGCAGCAGCAGTACCCGGCGCAGCCGGTGTATGTCGAGGGCGCCCGCCCGAGAGGCTTTCTAGGCGGGTTGTTCGGCGAGGGTTATTACGGTGGCCGCCACGGAGGTTATCGCGGTGGACACCACTGA
- a CDS encoding NUDIX hydrolase: MRTDYYNDPDAPQPNSVVPSASAIVTDEQGRILLVKRRDNTLWALPGGGHDIGETIAGTAVREVKEETGLDVEVTALVGVYTNPHHVVAFTDGEVRQQFSLCFTTTLIGGELAIDHESTDIAWAHPDDIPTLDMHPSMRLRIDHYLQHRDKPYLG, encoded by the coding sequence ATGCGGACCGATTACTACAACGACCCCGACGCCCCCCAGCCCAACAGCGTGGTCCCGTCCGCCTCGGCCATCGTCACCGACGAACAAGGCCGCATTCTGTTGGTCAAACGCCGCGACAACACCCTGTGGGCGCTACCCGGCGGCGGGCACGACATCGGCGAAACGATCGCAGGCACCGCCGTGCGCGAAGTCAAAGAAGAAACCGGTCTCGACGTCGAAGTCACCGCCCTGGTCGGCGTCTACACCAACCCGCACCACGTCGTGGCGTTCACCGACGGTGAAGTCCGCCAACAATTCTCCCTGTGCTTCACCACAACCCTAATCGGCGGTGAGCTAGCCATAGACCACGAAAGCACCGACATCGCCTGGGCCCATCCCGACGACATCCCCACCCTGGATATGCACCCGTCGATGCGACTGCGCATCGACCACTACCTCCAACACCGCGACAAACCCTATCTCGGCTGA
- a CDS encoding DUF1490 family protein, translating to MEIQESFGKSGTMVLAGVVGVGAYELLCKVVGKAPIHQARVAATELGLRGTRQAERAAESARLKLADVMAEARERIGKEAPAPAVTGVDEHEH from the coding sequence GTGGAGATCCAGGAGTCCTTCGGGAAGTCGGGCACGATGGTACTCGCCGGGGTTGTCGGGGTGGGCGCCTACGAGCTGCTATGCAAGGTGGTGGGCAAGGCGCCGATTCATCAAGCCCGTGTGGCGGCGACGGAGTTGGGTCTGCGCGGGACTCGGCAGGCCGAAAGGGCTGCCGAGTCGGCCCGGCTCAAGCTCGCCGACGTGATGGCCGAGGCGCGTGAACGCATCGGTAAGGAGGCGCCGGCGCCTGCGGTCACCGGTGTCGACGAGCATGAACACTGA
- a CDS encoding YoaK family protein — MPQKLTSKDWPTRLLVLGYGGLLAAVAGFVNSVALLVLAFPVGNLTALTTKLGMDSANPLLYESCMIVLIVFGFLCGAAGAGAMLGGTRTNTGPRHAAVLVGEAALLLAATAGGLAGIKVLLAAAACGLQNGMTSNFRGMTIRTTHFTGTMTDLGFMLGRSRRHGLDTWKATVLVTTVVLFLGGGAAGAVIGGRIGDHALILPATACLTVAAASLLHARRRDSVAARAIFTPEPAPASSH, encoded by the coding sequence ATGCCGCAAAAGCTCACGTCTAAAGACTGGCCGACTCGGTTACTCGTTCTCGGCTACGGAGGGCTGTTGGCCGCAGTCGCCGGGTTCGTCAATTCGGTGGCGTTGCTGGTATTGGCGTTCCCAGTGGGCAACCTGACCGCCTTGACCACCAAGTTGGGCATGGATTCAGCCAATCCGCTGCTGTATGAGAGCTGCATGATCGTGCTCATCGTGTTCGGGTTCCTGTGTGGCGCCGCGGGCGCCGGCGCTATGTTGGGTGGCACGCGGACCAACACCGGCCCGCGCCACGCTGCAGTCCTGGTCGGCGAAGCCGCGCTGCTGCTCGCGGCGACCGCCGGGGGACTTGCGGGAATCAAGGTGTTGCTGGCCGCCGCCGCGTGTGGGCTGCAAAACGGCATGACGTCGAATTTTCGCGGGATGACGATCCGTACCACGCATTTCACCGGCACCATGACCGACCTCGGCTTCATGCTGGGCCGCAGCCGTCGTCACGGGCTCGACACGTGGAAGGCCACGGTTCTGGTCACCACGGTGGTGTTGTTCCTTGGCGGCGGCGCCGCCGGGGCGGTGATCGGCGGCCGAATCGGCGACCACGCCCTGATATTGCCGGCGACCGCCTGCCTCACGGTGGCGGCTGCCAGTCTGCTGCATGCCCGTCGACGTGACAGTGTGGCGGCTCGCGCGATATTCACGCCCGAGCCCGCGCCCGCATCCTCCCACTGA
- a CDS encoding DUF1490 family protein: MVKHGLSAKAAPTAGFVGAAAFEAVGRAWAKVPWREATVSASACGLRVAREAQKSVKRARLAVVDVVAEARERVGEEVEEEVAPPAVAEPAPRKRPGKAAKRPPQAAAELEPRKRPGKAGKRPPQAAAELEPRKRPGKAGKRPPQAAAKSGDDHHHGG, from the coding sequence ATGGTGAAGCACGGACTTTCGGCGAAGGCGGCACCCACGGCGGGTTTTGTGGGGGCTGCGGCGTTTGAGGCCGTAGGCAGGGCATGGGCGAAGGTTCCCTGGCGGGAGGCGACGGTTTCCGCTAGCGCCTGTGGTTTGCGCGTTGCCCGTGAGGCCCAGAAAAGCGTCAAGCGGGCTCGACTCGCGGTCGTCGACGTGGTCGCCGAGGCGCGAGAGCGCGTCGGTGAGGAAGTCGAGGAGGAAGTTGCACCGCCGGCGGTGGCTGAACCTGCGCCCCGCAAGCGTCCCGGCAAAGCGGCCAAGCGGCCACCGCAGGCGGCGGCGGAACTTGAGCCTCGCAAGCGTCCCGGCAAAGCGGGCAAGCGGCCACCGCAGGCGGCGGCGGAACTTGAGCCTCGCAAGCGTCCCGGCAAAGCGGGCAAGCGGCCACCGCAGGCGGCGGCAAAATCCGGCGACGACCACCACCACGGAGGCTGA
- a CDS encoding HD domain-containing protein, with amino-acid sequence MSGVLAQRARREAEARLVGQPGRLAHVRGVVAAAQQLGRHFDAETADCLVAAAWLHDIGYAPSVRRTGFHPLDGAEFVRSAGFGKLVASLVAFHTGAHVEASERGLQGLSEFGDPPSDVLDALTFCDLTTGPDGSPVSADDRLSDVLTRYAPEDPVHRAVDAGREELLAAVQRVRDWL; translated from the coding sequence GTGAGCGGGGTTCTGGCGCAGCGTGCGCGGCGGGAGGCCGAGGCCCGGTTGGTGGGGCAGCCTGGGCGGTTGGCGCATGTGCGGGGTGTGGTGGCGGCAGCGCAGCAGCTTGGTCGGCATTTCGACGCAGAGACTGCCGATTGTTTGGTGGCGGCGGCGTGGCTGCACGATATCGGCTACGCGCCGTCGGTGCGCCGGACGGGGTTTCATCCGCTCGATGGGGCGGAGTTTGTTCGATCGGCCGGATTTGGGAAGCTGGTTGCGTCTCTGGTCGCGTTTCATACCGGAGCGCATGTGGAGGCATCCGAGCGCGGTCTACAGGGGTTGTCAGAGTTCGGTGATCCGCCCAGCGACGTTCTGGATGCGTTGACGTTTTGTGATTTGACGACCGGGCCGGACGGGTCGCCGGTGTCAGCCGATGATCGATTAAGCGACGTATTGACTCGTTACGCGCCCGAGGATCCGGTGCATCGCGCGGTCGATGCGGGCCGCGAGGAGCTGTTAGCCGCGGTCCAGCGAGTGCGCGACTGGCTCTAA
- a CDS encoding DUF1490 family protein, translated as MLHGLLGKAGAAVFTGLVGVSAYEVVKKAVGKAPFRRAAVATTELGLRGTRRAEVAAESARLKVSDVVAEARERIGEEVPPPAAADVHDHDH; from the coding sequence ATGCTGCACGGGTTATTGGGTAAGGCGGGCGCGGCGGTGTTTACCGGCTTGGTCGGCGTGAGCGCCTACGAAGTGGTGAAAAAGGCGGTGGGTAAGGCGCCGTTCCGCCGAGCTGCGGTCGCAACGACGGAGCTGGGTTTGCGCGGGACACGGCGCGCTGAGGTCGCGGCGGAGTCGGCGCGCCTGAAGGTGTCGGACGTGGTCGCCGAGGCCCGTGAGCGCATTGGCGAAGAGGTGCCGCCTCCCGCCGCTGCCGACGTCCACGACCACGACCACTGA
- a CDS encoding helix-turn-helix domain-containing protein, translating to MCAETTDNQDGDAGTAAIPNDRLAQRLRTKGLSHRRFATEAGVDVKTVRRWLANATYKVRDDNAHRAAEVLGCTPHDLWPNQFQPSTARALATNPGGPFTATLYASRTQLPITAWQQHFADAATGIDILVLAATFLFDTLDGFLDTLLAAAARGVQVRFLIGDPDTAATILRGEEEGIGEAVIARCRTSVELLAPHAGTPGLHIRTHDTTLYTSTFRVDDTMIVNFHIYGSPGRNNPVLVLSRHHEPRLWATLEQAFAHIWDSANPLIRKG from the coding sequence ATGTGCGCTGAGACGACAGACAATCAGGACGGCGATGCTGGCACCGCAGCAATCCCGAACGATCGCCTAGCACAACGGCTACGGACCAAGGGGCTGTCCCATCGGCGGTTTGCCACGGAGGCGGGTGTGGATGTCAAAACGGTCCGTCGCTGGTTGGCCAACGCCACCTACAAGGTCCGCGACGATAACGCCCACCGTGCCGCCGAGGTACTCGGCTGTACCCCGCACGACCTGTGGCCCAATCAATTCCAACCCTCCACCGCACGCGCGCTGGCGACAAACCCGGGTGGGCCGTTCACTGCGACGCTGTACGCCAGCCGCACCCAGTTACCGATCACTGCGTGGCAGCAGCATTTCGCCGACGCCGCCACAGGTATCGACATACTCGTCTTGGCGGCCACGTTCCTGTTCGACACGCTCGACGGATTTCTCGACACCCTGCTCGCCGCCGCCGCCCGTGGTGTTCAGGTGCGATTCCTCATTGGTGACCCCGACACCGCCGCCACGATCCTGCGCGGTGAGGAAGAAGGCATCGGCGAAGCCGTCATCGCACGCTGCCGCACCTCCGTCGAACTGCTCGCTCCGCACGCCGGCACACCGGGGCTGCACATCCGTACCCACGACACCACGCTGTACACGTCAACCTTCCGGGTCGACGACACCATGATCGTCAACTTCCACATCTACGGCTCACCGGGACGCAACAACCCTGTGCTCGTGCTCTCCCGCCACCACGAACCCCGACTGTGGGCCACCCTCGAACAAGCATTTGCCCATATCTGGGACAGTGCCAACCCACTGATCAGGAAAGGCTGA
- a CDS encoding FtsK/SpoIIIE domain-containing protein, translating to MASNNKNGNNSQSNDDDWITDLILALFKALGYLLWWAVLFPAVSIPIIASVGIAITHGPRSGLIVGTALVAAYGVWAWLEPRSFRGWVTEPVRRRWLAWLRYTRTWESLCTLHGLTATLGERTLVPTLQSVRIGKTTDVLALRVVTGQSLTDWHKQSEALAAAWRADRITIRATAPGELRITLMRGDALADPIALRMPTTTTAVDVGSVRVGITETRRWWHLPLLGNHLLVAGATGAGKGSVLWSLIAGIAPAVKTGQVRLCVIDPKGGMELGAGRPMFTVFTHDATDSTLHLLRQLVEVMHARANRLRGKTRLHTPTSSEPLFVVVIDEIAALTAYVTDRRVRSEMEQLLGLLLSQGRAVGISLVAAVQDPAKDTLSVRQLFTVRIGLRLTEATQTAMVLGQGARDAGAECDRIADATPGVGYMMIDGTARPVRVRAFHVTDHDITTLAARFRAPRAATRPDQANGERTDTDRGQR from the coding sequence ATGGCATCGAACAACAAGAACGGCAACAACTCTCAATCCAACGATGACGACTGGATCACCGACCTCATCCTCGCACTGTTCAAGGCGCTCGGATATCTGCTGTGGTGGGCGGTGCTCTTCCCGGCCGTCAGCATCCCGATCATCGCCAGCGTGGGGATAGCCATCACCCATGGCCCACGCTCGGGGCTGATCGTCGGTACTGCTCTCGTTGCTGCGTATGGGGTATGGGCGTGGCTGGAGCCGCGATCGTTTCGCGGATGGGTCACCGAGCCGGTGCGGCGGCGCTGGTTAGCCTGGTTGCGCTACACGCGCACCTGGGAATCGCTGTGCACCCTGCACGGGCTGACCGCCACACTTGGCGAACGCACTTTGGTGCCGACCTTGCAGTCGGTGCGCATCGGCAAGACGACCGACGTCCTGGCGCTGCGCGTGGTGACCGGCCAATCCCTGACCGATTGGCACAAGCAATCGGAGGCGCTGGCCGCCGCCTGGCGTGCCGACCGGATCACCATCCGCGCGACCGCGCCCGGAGAGCTACGCATCACCTTGATGCGAGGCGACGCGCTGGCCGACCCGATTGCTCTGCGCATGCCCACGACGACGACTGCGGTGGATGTGGGGTCGGTCCGGGTCGGCATCACCGAAACCCGCCGCTGGTGGCACCTACCTCTGCTCGGCAACCACCTGCTGGTGGCTGGCGCGACCGGCGCGGGCAAAGGCTCGGTGTTGTGGTCACTGATCGCCGGCATCGCCCCCGCAGTGAAAACCGGGCAGGTACGGCTCTGCGTCATCGACCCCAAGGGCGGCATGGAACTGGGCGCTGGAAGACCGATGTTCACGGTGTTCACCCACGACGCGACCGACTCGACCTTGCACCTGCTGCGGCAACTGGTGGAGGTGATGCACGCCCGCGCCAATCGGTTACGCGGCAAGACGCGCCTGCACACCCCCACCTCATCCGAACCGCTTTTTGTCGTGGTTATTGATGAGATCGCCGCTCTGACCGCCTATGTCACCGATCGCAGGGTGCGCAGCGAAATGGAACAACTGCTGGGTCTGCTGCTCTCCCAAGGCCGCGCCGTCGGCATTTCGCTGGTGGCTGCGGTACAAGACCCGGCCAAAGACACCCTGTCAGTGCGGCAGCTGTTCACCGTGCGGATCGGGCTGCGGTTGACCGAAGCCACTCAAACCGCCATGGTTCTCGGCCAGGGAGCAAGGGATGCCGGTGCGGAGTGCGACCGGATCGCTGATGCGACGCCGGGTGTCGGGTACATGATGATCGATGGCACCGCCCGCCCGGTGCGGGTACGGGCATTTCACGTCACCGACCACGACATCACCACCCTGGCAGCACGATTCCGGGCGCCCCGTGCCGCGACCCGCCCCGACCAGGCTAACGGCGAGCGCACTGACACCGATCGGGGTCAGCGGTGA